The proteins below are encoded in one region of Gloeocapsa sp. DLM2.Bin57:
- a CDS encoding glycosyltransferase, with protein sequence MFENLGVVIIGRNEGDRLRDCLTSLTTQLNQNIPLVYVDSGSTDGSGELAQQYCQTVIELDNQTPYTAARARNAGLFWLIANYPNLNYIQFIDGDCTLATDWISKAIATLESDSQIAVVCGRRREKYPEASVYNLLGDLEWNTPIGEAKACGGDALIRVEALKSVNGYNGTLICGEEPEMCIRMREKGWKILRIDADMTWHDLAMSKFSQWWKRAVRGGWAVAEGFAMHGAPPEKYMVRQHLSGWFWGLILPILAVGLSWITQGWSLLLLLAYPLLIGRIYRNRLQQGNYQNEAIAYAFFAVMFKFAQAVGQAQYWLNRWQGKQATLIEYKQDQDQVKIST encoded by the coding sequence ATGTTTGAAAATCTAGGTGTGGTAATTATCGGGAGAAATGAAGGAGATCGTTTACGAGACTGTTTGACTTCCTTAACAACGCAACTGAATCAAAATATTCCACTGGTTTATGTAGATTCAGGTTCAACCGATGGTAGTGGTGAGTTAGCTCAACAATATTGTCAAACAGTTATAGAACTAGATAATCAAACACCCTATACAGCAGCTAGAGCACGTAATGCAGGGTTATTTTGGTTAATTGCTAATTACCCGAATTTAAACTATATACAATTTATTGATGGGGATTGTACCTTAGCTACAGACTGGATTTCTAAGGCGATCGCCACTCTAGAATCAGATAGTCAAATAGCTGTAGTTTGTGGTCGCCGAAGAGAAAAATACCCCGAAGCTTCAGTTTATAATCTCTTGGGAGACTTAGAATGGAATACACCTATAGGAGAAGCCAAAGCTTGTGGAGGAGACGCGCTGATACGTGTTGAAGCCCTTAAAAGTGTTAATGGTTATAATGGGACTCTCATTTGTGGTGAAGAACCAGAGATGTGTATTCGGATGAGAGAAAAAGGTTGGAAAATTCTCCGCATAGACGCTGATATGACTTGGCACGATCTAGCTATGTCTAAATTTAGTCAATGGTGGAAACGTGCAGTTAGAGGAGGTTGGGCTGTAGCAGAAGGCTTCGCTATGCACGGTGCCCCTCCTGAAAAGTATATGGTTAGACAGCATTTAAGTGGTTGGTTTTGGGGCTTGATTTTACCAATCTTAGCTGTAGGTTTAAGCTGGATTACTCAGGGTTGGAGTCTATTACTTTTATTAGCTTACCCCCTACTAATAGGGAGGATTTATCGTAATCGTTTACAACAAGGTAATTATCAAAATGAAGCGATCGCCTATGCTTTTTTTGCAGTAATGTTTAAATTTGCTCAAGCTGTTGGTCAAGCTCAATATTGGCTAAATCGTTGGCAAGGTAAACAAGCTACTTTAATTGAGTATAAACAAGATCAAGATCAAGTCAAAATTTCTACTTAA
- a CDS encoding glutathione S-transferase family protein, producing the protein MPKTSLPPSYSIKAVKWLWVTLWQQMMSRIAPRDKLGAYIRPESEFRHFLSNEPESRYKPACGRYRLYVGLGCPWAHRTLVVRAVKGLEEVIAVSIVVPAGDRGIWTLQQPEENCTTLPDLYRLAQPNYQGRCTVPVLWDSETKTIVNNESGDIIQILNADFNSWATNSELNLYPESLQTNIDHLSEKIYHSVNNGVYRCGFAQTQAAYNQAVTELFNTLTELEDLLTQQPYLCGETITLVDVRLFTTLFRFDLVYHGLFKCNYRRIVDYPNLSAYLTRIYSLPGVAATCNAEQIKQDYYGNLFPLNPGGIIPIGPERLI; encoded by the coding sequence ATGCCTAAAACCTCTCTACCCCCCTCCTACAGTATCAAAGCTGTAAAATGGTTATGGGTTACACTCTGGCAGCAAATGATGTCTAGAATAGCTCCTAGAGATAAACTGGGGGCTTATATTCGTCCTGAGAGTGAATTTCGGCATTTTTTAAGTAATGAGCCTGAGAGTCGATATAAACCTGCTTGTGGACGTTATCGTCTTTATGTTGGTTTAGGTTGTCCCTGGGCACATCGTACTCTTGTCGTGCGCGCTGTAAAGGGGTTAGAAGAGGTAATAGCTGTATCTATAGTTGTTCCCGCTGGCGATCGCGGGATTTGGACGCTACAACAACCCGAGGAAAACTGCACTACTCTACCAGATTTATATAGATTAGCTCAACCCAATTACCAAGGACGTTGTACAGTACCAGTTTTATGGGATAGTGAAACAAAAACTATTGTTAATAATGAGAGTGGGGATATTATTCAAATTCTCAACGCTGATTTTAACTCTTGGGCTACTAATTCTGAGTTAAACCTTTATCCTGAGTCTTTACAAACAAATATTGACCACTTGAGCGAGAAAATCTACCATAGCGTTAATAATGGTGTTTATCGTTGTGGTTTTGCTCAAACTCAAGCAGCTTATAATCAAGCAGTTACTGAGTTATTTAACACTTTAACTGAGTTAGAGGATTTATTAACCCAACAACCCTATCTCTGTGGTGAAACAATTACTCTGGTGGATGTACGCTTATTTACCACCTTATTTCGCTTTGATTTAGTTTACCATGGTTTATTTAAGTGCAACTATCGTCGGATTGTTGACTATCCCAATCTGAGTGCCTATCTAACTCGTATCTACTCTTTACCTGGTGTAGCAGCGACTTGTAATGCAGAACAGATTAAACAGGATTATTATGGAAATCTTTTTCCCTTAAATCCTGGGGGAATTATTCCTATTGGTCCAGAGAGGTTGATTTAA